The Mesorhizobium sp. B2-8-5 genome segment CCGGTCCCGGCGATCGTCGCCGGGGCGGTCCTGCTTGTCGTCTTCGTCCTCTATGAGCGCTGGCAGCGCGAGCCGATGATCGATCTCAGCCTGTTTGGCATCAAGGCTTTCGCCGGCGCCAACCTGGCGACGTTCTTCCTTTATTTCGCGCTGTCGGCCAATCTGTTCTACCTGCCGATGCTGCTGATCGCCGGCTGGGGGCTGAGTTCGGCCGAGGCCGGTTTCATCTTCCTGCCGCTATCGGTATTGATCGCGTTGCTGTCAGGACCGGTCGGCCAATGGTCGGACCGGATCGGGCCGCGCCTGCCGATCGCCGGCGGCAGCCTTGTCGTGGCCATCGGCTTTGGCGGCCTCGCGCTGCTCACCTATGCCGGGATCCACAATTTCTGGACCGGCATCTTTCCGCTGATGGGGCTGATGGGGCTCGGCATGGCGCTGGTCGTGTCGCCGCTGTCGACGGCAGTCATGACATCGGTCGAGGACAAGGACACGGGTGCGGCGTCCGGCATCAACAATGCCGTCTCTCGCGTTGGCGGCCTGATCGCGGTGGCGGCGATGGGATCGCTGGCTGCAATCGTCTATGCGCGGATGACCGGCGGCGTCTCCGGAATTCCCGGCTTTGGCGAACCGCCGGCGTCCGGGCTCGCTGCCAATGTCGATGCGGCGAGGATTGCGGCAAGCGATTGGGCTTTTGCTGTGGTCGCCGCGGTCACGGCGCTGCTTTGCGTTTTATCGTCGGTCATCGCCTGGTTCACCGCATCCGGGCAGGCATCGCCCTGGCCCCAGCAGGCAGCGGATTAGAGTGTGTACCCATAAAATCGAGGCTCGCGAGCGCGGCTTGACCCATATCCGCTATCCGGCTGTCATCACAGCATCTGAGACGAAGAGCCGCTCAGGGCAGATATTGTTGCAAAAGTCTTTTTTGGGGTGGCGAAGGAAAAATCCCAGAGCCGCTGATGCCTTTTGGGCGCGACGATATGAGGGACCGTATCGTTTCACCTAAAATCGCTCACGGATCTTCGTCGTAGCCTTGAAAAGCGATGCAGCAGCGGGCAGATCCAACAATCGACTTTCGCGAGATTTTTAGGGTCGTTCGATTTTCGACTTTTGCAACAATATTGGCAAGTTGCAGATATGGCGAAGGCGCTTGTTCGAGGTCAATCGGATACTTGTACTTCCGAGCCGTCCGACCGCGCGCGGCCTCCGCCGGCGCGTCGAGCGGCCCGGTAACGGCCTGGAGACTGTTCGTTATATCGATGAAACAGCTTCGAAAACGCCGCCGCTGTCTCGTAGCCGACCCGGTTCGCAATCCGTGCGATGGACTCATCGCTGGTTTCTAGCAGG includes the following:
- a CDS encoding MFS transporter — its product is MKSPGEAAAIPLTGSAQNGTFCPQSQRRYVLIAAILASALGFIDGSVLAIAMPALRVDLGASLAQAQWISNAYALTLSALILAGGAAGDRFGLRRAFVTGIALFVAASLACALAPNPTVLIAFRAIQGIGAAIMVPGSLAIIAKSYPKKERGRAIGIWAAASALTTALGPVLGGFVLSAFGNGIWRAIFAINLPLGLVSIYLLLAKVPADQPTEKRSLDLGGAGLATLAFGALAYGLTAMNAEGDGLIPVPAIVAGAVLLVVFVLYERWQREPMIDLSLFGIKAFAGANLATFFLYFALSANLFYLPMLLIAGWGLSSAEAGFIFLPLSVLIALLSGPVGQWSDRIGPRLPIAGGSLVVAIGFGGLALLTYAGIHNFWTGIFPLMGLMGLGMALVVSPLSTAVMTSVEDKDTGAASGINNAVSRVGGLIAVAAMGSLAAIVYARMTGGVSGIPGFGEPPASGLAANVDAARIAASDWAFAVVAAVTALLCVLSSVIAWFTASGQASPWPQQAAD